The Nicotiana sylvestris chromosome 6, ASM39365v2, whole genome shotgun sequence genomic sequence aaaccttttcctacaagaaaaagaaCTAGCCAAATATGAGAGATTGTTAATTTCCTTCTATAagaaggaaaacccaattaaggtaaaCATGTTGCCCTTTacttcaacaaataggaaaatcaaatatggtaagaaaattatggcaaaaacctaacaattctccccctttGGCCTGACTTTtctaacaaaataaacttgatccaccttcttcacatagccttcaacaagtcgcatctccaaatctccaccaaGAAGTTTTTCTTAACATGCGTAGCacaccggtcaaatttctcagacaaaaaacacgattatcgtcaaatatgttgcggctagaactgaacccgccaagatgaacctgtcATGAACCTCGCTCTaataccacttgttaggaccgaaaaagTCAGGTATCATGCAGAATCTAGTAAAGTAAACCGTGAACGATGATAAATCAAATAACAAAAGAGAAATCTACCAAAAGAGACAAACATTTAAcatggttcggtcaactgacctacatccacggcggagatgagcaatccactatataaaaagagagtacaaaatatcgagagaacaacctcacgaagaggcaaacacaagttaacacactaacacttgtctcgtaaagttctccccctaaacacgactctcaagtccctatggctacattgtcgatgctactgaatgagaaggacggatcttcaatttatagaattccaaaccttttcctacaagaaaaaggactagtcaaatatgggagatttgtaatttccttctacaagaaggaaaacccaattaaggtaaaCATGTTGtttttccttcaacaaataggaaaactaaatatagtaaaaaaaattatggcaaacacctaacaaaTTATTGGGCATCGGCTGTAGTATGCTATGTCCTAGGTTCCAGTCCTCCACAGCTAGTAATGGATGGTTATTTTAGGAGGATATGGGACAAATTAAGAATTGATAAAGTTGTATAATTTAGTAGAGGGGTATTCATTGTGCGGTTTCATGATATGGAGGATAGAAATAGAGTAGTTGAAGAGGGAGTTCAAATGTTCGATAGAAAGCCAGTCATAGGTAAAGCATGGAAACCAGATATGGACCTCACTAAAACTCAAATGGAGAAGATACCTGTGTGGGTAAGATTATTGGATCTAGATATCAAGTATTGGGACAAAACAACACTGACTAAGATAGCAGGGCTGATTGGTCAACCTCTCAAAGCAGGTAGTGCAACTACACAAAGGGAAAGATTAACATATGCTAGAGTATTAGTGGAGATTGAGTTGAACCAAACATACCCTACAACAATAATGTTTGAGAATGAATATGAGAAAATAGTGGAGCAAAATGTTGTCTATGACTGGGAACCTGTACTATGTGGAAAATGTGGTAATTATGGGCATGAAATGAAAGAGTGTAGGAAATTCcttaaagaagaaaaggagaagCAGAAGGTACCAGCAGGAAACAAAGATCACCAGGAATAGGGGAATGAAAATAGTAAggaaatcaataatgaaaataagaaagaagTAGAGGCAAGGGCCAAAAATGATGCAGGAAAAGGGGTAAACCAGTACAAACAAGTAACATACAAGCAAGATAATCAACAAGGATTCAAGACTGGCAAACACGTAGCTAAAAGGGTGATAGTGTAGAATGCAACTATAAAGCTAAGAAACACTTTCTCTAGCATAATGGAGAAACAATTAATAGAAGAAAAGAACAAGAACTCAGGAGAACCTAGCTCTTCTATCCCTGAAGGAGTGCAAGGTGCAAGGGAGCTCAGACTTGGCAGGGGTGGGGGCATCCCCTATCCTAATGGATAATATAGAGTTCTGGAACATCAGAGGATTAAATAaccataacaaaaaaaaaagagataaagttATTCATGCATAATGCTAAGGTATGGGTATTTGGTCTTCTGGAAACAAAGGTGAAGAGAGCAAAAGCTCAGCAAGTCTCTCTTCACGTATGTCAAGGCTAGCCGTTCAGCACAAATTTATCCCAACATATAATATGAAGGATATGGCTTCTATGGAATCCTATGCTATATGGAGTTAACATAATAAGAGTAACATCACAGCTTATACATTGTGAATTATATCATAGAAGGACTGGGAACACATTACATGGACCAATGATTTATGCATTCAATGATGCAACTCTCAGAAGAGAATTATGGCAAGCAATCAAAGAAATCCATGGACAGATAAAAGGTCCCTGGGCGATAATGGGGGACTTTAACTGTGTCCTACATAAGAAGGAAAGAATAGGCAGCCCAGTCACAATGGCAAATATTAGAGAGTTAAAGAAATATACTAAGGAATGCTCATTGTTGGACCTTAAATTCACTGGAGCATTCTTCACATGGAAAACAACGAAGGTGGAGGGGATAGAGTACTCAGTCGAATTGATAGAGTAATGGTGAATGATGAGTGGAATCTTAAGCTACCTGCATCAGTAGTACATTACAGGAATGAGGGGTTGTTTGATCACTGCCCAGCCATTATAAGCTGGGACAAGGGAAACCAAACGAAGAACAAAATATTCAGGTACTATAATATGCAGAGCTTGGCACCTGATTTCAAGGAAAAAATTAAAGCTGGTTGGAGGACTGAAAGGAAGGGCACTAAAATGTTTGAATTAGTGGGAGAGCTACACAAAATCATACATACCTTACAAGAACTGAATAAAGATAGATTTAGTGAAGTATAGAGAAAGACAAATGAGGCAATGTAGAGGCTACAAAAATGCCAGGAAAAAATACAAAAGGACCCATGTAACAGTAAGttgatagaagaagaagaaaaagaagaagaagaagaagagaccCTATCCCAGGAATGCAGATCATGGAATAATGATTAGAGAACAGTTCATGAGGCAAAAATGCAAAATACAATGGCTAACTCAAGGTGATATGAACACAAAATTTTTCCATAGCATGATGAAGGCAAGAAGGATCTCCAATGAATATTCTCTATTGACACTGCAGATGGACAACACACAAATGAGTTAGATGAGATAACTAAGGCATTCATAACCTTCTATTAAGACCTGCTGGGAACCAAACAAAAAGATAAAGAACATGTATGCAGTAACTTGGTAAGACAGGGGCCTACAGTTTTTGCTATGCATAGAACAAAACTAATAAAGGAATTTACTGAGAAGGAAGTGAAGAAAGCATTATGGGCTATTGCTGAGGACAAGGCACTAAGATAATATGGGTTTGACAGTCAATTCTTTAAAGATGGTTGGGAAATTGTAGGTAAGGATGTGGTAGATGTTGTGCTAGAATTCTTCAggaatggaaaaatgctcaaatTATGGAATAACACAGTAATTACCCTCATACAAAAAGTGCACATGCCTCCAGTGTAGGGATTAAAGGCCAATATCATGTTGTAATACAATAAACAAGATCATCTCCAAGATGCTTTGTAACTGACTCAGAATAGTTCTCCCTGAGCTAATATCAGAAAATTAAAGTGCATTTGTAGTTGGTAGGAGCATTGTGCAGAACATTCTCATCTGTCAAGATTTAGTAAGACTATACAACAGGAAAGCCAAAACCAAGAGCTGTTTGACTAAAATTGACTTCAAAAAAGCATATGATACAAGAGAATGGGGATTTGTAGAGGAAATGTTATATGCTATGAACTTTCCTGGAAGGTGCATTAAATGAGTGATGAATTGTATAACTACAACACAATATAGTATTGCTTTGAATGGGGGATTGTATAGAAATATTCAGGGCAAACGAGGACTGAGGCAAGGGGATCATATATCATCACTTCTCTTTGTCATATGCATGGAGTATTTCTCCAAAATAATGAGGAGGGTAGCAAGTATGCTAGGATTTGAATATCACACTAAATGTAAAGGGCTGAAACTGAATCATCTATGTTTTACTGATGGTATTCTATTAGTTTGTCAGGGAACATATCAGTCAGTATTGCTGATGCTTATAGGACTCCAGACATTCTCATGGGTGATGAACTGTATAACTATAACACACTATAGTAG encodes the following:
- the LOC138870392 gene encoding uncharacterized protein, which translates into the protein MEDRNRVVEEGVQMFDRKPVIGKAWKPDMDLTKTQMEKIPVWVRLLDLDIKYWDKTTLTKIAGLIGQPLKAGSATTQRERLTYARVLVEIELNQTYPTTIMFENEYEKIVEQNVVYDWEPVLCGKCGNYGHEMKECRKFLKEEKEKQKVPAGNKDHQE